One region of Peribacillus simplex genomic DNA includes:
- a CDS encoding L-lactate permease: MTWTQNFTPITDNLVLSSIAALIPILYFFWALTIKRMKGYFAGITTLLLALAVAVLIYGMPAGKAVMSASQGAVYGLLPIGWIIITSVFLYKMTVRSGQFNIIRSSVLSLTEDRRLQALLVAFSFGAFLEGAAGFGAPVAISAALLVGLGFNPLYAAGLCLIANTAPVAFGAVGIPIIAMEGPTGIAAMEISKMVGRQLPFLSAFIPLYLILIMTGWKRSLEVLPAILVSGFSFAITQYLSSNFLGPELPDILSALVSLFALAIFLKFWKPKTIFRFASEETAAAVEQLDDTAEAETKYTKWQIFHAWSPFLLLTAFITIWGMNPIKPALSGHYEGTNVLLGGINEIGKLLTFQIEVPGLHNEIIGNNGLPIAAFYKIELLGAAGTAILLAAIVTKFIAQMSAKDFSSTFAEAMNELAKPILMISSVVAFAYVTNASGMSTTLGMTLAKSGDLFPFFAPVLGWLGVFITGSDTSANLLFGSLQKVTALKVGMEPVLALAANSSGGVTGKMISPQSIAIACAAVGLAGRESELLRFTLKHSLFLLLLICVITFLQNGVLSWMIP, from the coding sequence ATGACATGGACACAAAACTTTACGCCGATCACCGATAATTTAGTTTTATCATCTATTGCCGCACTCATCCCAATTCTTTACTTTTTCTGGGCACTTACCATCAAACGGATGAAAGGCTACTTTGCTGGTATAACGACGTTGCTTTTAGCTCTTGCAGTGGCAGTATTGATATATGGAATGCCTGCAGGAAAAGCAGTGATGTCTGCTTCACAAGGAGCGGTATATGGGCTGCTCCCAATCGGATGGATAATCATCACTTCAGTATTTTTGTACAAAATGACTGTTAGAAGCGGACAATTCAATATTATTCGCTCTTCGGTGCTTTCGCTTACCGAAGACCGCCGCCTTCAGGCTTTATTGGTGGCATTTTCTTTCGGGGCCTTTTTGGAAGGTGCCGCAGGATTTGGAGCACCTGTCGCCATTTCAGCCGCGCTTTTGGTTGGTCTCGGTTTTAACCCGCTATATGCAGCCGGGCTTTGTTTAATTGCGAACACCGCTCCGGTAGCGTTCGGGGCGGTTGGCATACCGATCATCGCCATGGAAGGCCCAACTGGCATAGCTGCCATGGAAATTTCAAAAATGGTCGGCCGTCAATTGCCATTCCTTTCGGCTTTCATCCCGCTTTATCTCATTTTGATAATGACAGGGTGGAAAAGGTCGCTCGAAGTCTTGCCAGCCATTTTGGTTTCTGGATTTTCCTTTGCCATCACCCAATACTTAAGTTCAAATTTCCTTGGGCCTGAATTACCGGACATCCTTTCTGCGTTAGTGTCACTATTTGCATTAGCGATCTTCCTTAAATTCTGGAAACCTAAAACGATCTTTCGCTTTGCATCCGAGGAAACGGCAGCAGCTGTCGAACAATTGGACGACACAGCCGAAGCGGAAACAAAGTACACGAAATGGCAGATATTCCATGCTTGGTCACCGTTCCTTCTGTTAACGGCTTTCATCACGATTTGGGGGATGAACCCAATTAAGCCGGCGCTCTCAGGGCATTATGAAGGCACCAATGTGTTGCTTGGCGGAATCAATGAAATCGGAAAACTATTAACCTTCCAAATCGAAGTGCCAGGTCTGCATAATGAAATAATAGGAAACAATGGACTGCCAATCGCCGCTTTTTATAAAATAGAACTGCTTGGAGCAGCCGGGACCGCCATTTTGCTGGCTGCCATCGTTACGAAGTTCATAGCACAAATGTCAGCAAAAGATTTTTCGAGCACCTTTGCCGAAGCGATGAATGAGTTGGCGAAACCGATTTTGATGATTTCTTCCGTTGTGGCTTTTGCCTACGTAACGAATGCTTCAGGCATGTCGACTACACTAGGGATGACCCTGGCAAAATCGGGGGATTTGTTTCCGTTCTTTGCCCCGGTTCTAGGCTGGCTGGGTGTGTTCATTACCGGGTCGGATACATCAGCCAATCTCTTATTTGGCAGTCTTCAGAAAGTCACCGCTCTTAAAGTGGGGATGGAACCGGTCCTGGCGCTTGCGGCAAACTCATCCGGAGGGGTCACCGGAAAGATGATTTCACCCCAATCGATAGCGATTGCTTGTGCTGCCGTTGGATTGGCGGGCAGGGAATCTGAATTATTGAGATTCACGCTCAAGCATAGTTTATTCTTATTACTGCTTATTTGTGTGATCACCTTCTTGCAAAATGGCGTCCTTTCCTGGATGATTCCATAA
- a CDS encoding FadR/GntR family transcriptional regulator, whose protein sequence is MVYKKIKPKKIYEEVSDELYEMIRSGNLKPGEQLDSIQQLAENFQVGRPAIREALSALNSMGLIEIKQGEGTFVKTFDPTIMNHPLSAALLMDQDNIKHLLEVRKILESGTAEVAAKKRSEEDLIELKERLFDMEQVSDDEELSDKADIAFHVAVANASQNELLITLMNHVSELMTEKMRDIRRVALYSEEMTLKQLYQQHARVYDAIVAQDEAGARNAMLFHLQSVEESLNRVIQKKQQKNS, encoded by the coding sequence TTGGTGTATAAAAAAATAAAGCCGAAAAAAATTTATGAAGAAGTCAGCGATGAACTTTATGAAATGATTCGGTCTGGTAATCTGAAACCAGGTGAACAATTGGATTCCATTCAGCAGCTTGCGGAAAATTTCCAAGTCGGGCGTCCGGCCATCCGTGAAGCATTAAGTGCATTAAATTCAATGGGACTCATTGAAATAAAACAAGGTGAAGGGACATTCGTTAAAACCTTCGACCCTACCATCATGAACCATCCCTTGTCTGCTGCCCTTTTGATGGATCAAGATAATATCAAGCATTTGCTGGAAGTTAGAAAAATCCTTGAGTCTGGGACAGCAGAAGTGGCAGCGAAGAAAAGATCGGAAGAAGACCTTATCGAACTCAAGGAAAGGCTTTTTGATATGGAACAGGTATCCGACGATGAAGAACTTAGTGATAAAGCGGATATTGCCTTCCATGTTGCAGTGGCAAACGCTTCACAAAATGAGCTGCTGATTACATTGATGAACCACGTTTCAGAATTAATGACGGAAAAGATGCGTGATATCCGTCGGGTTGCGCTTTATTCCGAAGAGATGACACTTAAGCAGCTTTATCAGCAGCATGCGCGGGTCTATGATGCAATCGTGGCTCAAGATGAAGCTGGAGCCCGCAATGCCATGCTGTTTCACCTTCAAAGCGTCGAGGAATCACTGAACCGGGTCATCCAAAAAAAACAGCAAAAGAATAGTTAA
- a CDS encoding (Fe-S)-binding protein: MKVTLFATCLVDLFQSNVGKATVELLERLGCEIDFPESQICCGQPAYNSGYTKDSKEAMKKMIKTFADAEYIVTPSGSCAAMFKEYPVLFKGEAEWEKKAASLADKTYELTQFIVDVLKVTDVGATLKGKATYHTSCHMTRLLKVKEAPFILLSHVKGLEMTPLPDAQNCCGFGGTFSVKMGDISGQMVEEKVCNIEDTGADILIGGDAGCLMNIGGRIQRKGQPVKVLHIAEVLNSI; encoded by the coding sequence TTGAAAGTTACTCTCTTTGCAACATGTTTAGTTGATTTGTTTCAATCCAATGTCGGTAAGGCAACAGTGGAGCTACTCGAGAGATTAGGCTGTGAGATCGATTTTCCGGAATCCCAGATATGCTGTGGACAGCCGGCATATAATAGCGGGTATACGAAGGATTCGAAGGAAGCTATGAAGAAGATGATTAAAACGTTTGCCGATGCTGAATATATCGTAACCCCTTCCGGTTCCTGTGCAGCGATGTTCAAAGAGTATCCAGTCCTTTTCAAAGGCGAGGCCGAATGGGAAAAGAAAGCAGCCTCATTAGCGGATAAAACATATGAATTGACCCAATTCATCGTGGATGTCTTAAAAGTGACCGATGTCGGGGCGACCCTTAAGGGAAAGGCCACTTATCATACTTCATGCCATATGACACGGCTGCTTAAGGTTAAGGAGGCACCTTTCATTTTGTTAAGCCATGTTAAGGGACTGGAAATGACACCTCTGCCAGATGCTCAAAATTGCTGCGGATTCGGGGGAACCTTTTCAGTTAAGATGGGTGACATTTCCGGGCAAATGGTGGAGGAAAAAGTCTGCAATATTGAAGATACCGGGGCAGATATTTTAATAGGCGGGGATGCAGGATGTTTGATGAATATCGGTGGACGGATCCAAAGGAAGGGGCAACCGGTGAAAGTGCTCCATATTGCGGAAGTCCTGAATAGTATTTAA
- a CDS encoding LutB/LldF family L-lactate oxidation iron-sulfur protein, protein MALKTSSAKFKDRVDEGIHNDFMRLAVSSAQERLHGRRLTAVDELGSWEDWRSLGEEIRQHVLSNLDFYLHQLAENVSKRGGHVFFAETAEEASGYIKDVIVKKNAKKVVKSKSMVTEEINLNATLEAVGLDVVETDLGEYILQVDDHDPPSHIVAPALHKNKEQIRDVFKEKLAYTQTEKPEELTAHVRGILRKDFLNADVGITGCNFAIAETGSIGLVTNEGNADLVTALPKTQITVMGMERLVPTFDEFEVLVSLLTRSAVGQRLTSYITALTGPRDEGDVDGPEEFHLVIVDNGRSSILGTEFQSVLQCIRCAACINVCPVYRQVGGHSYGSIYPGPIGAVLSPLLGGYDDFKELPYASTLCAACTDACPVKIPLHDLLRKHREVIVEKEKMAPFTEKMAMKAFGIGAASPMLYKFGSKMAPSAMSPFKTGDIISKGPGPLKTWTESREFPAPGKESFRDWFKNRETGGKPS, encoded by the coding sequence ATGGCTTTGAAAACCAGCTCTGCCAAGTTTAAAGACCGGGTGGATGAAGGAATACATAATGATTTTATGCGTTTGGCCGTTTCGAGTGCCCAAGAACGATTACACGGACGGCGGCTGACGGCCGTTGATGAATTGGGAAGCTGGGAGGATTGGCGTTCCCTTGGGGAAGAAATCCGGCAGCATGTGCTCAGCAACCTTGATTTCTATTTGCACCAGCTTGCAGAAAACGTTTCGAAAAGGGGCGGTCATGTCTTCTTCGCTGAAACGGCTGAGGAAGCAAGCGGGTACATCAAAGATGTCATTGTAAAGAAGAATGCCAAAAAAGTCGTGAAATCCAAATCGATGGTCACGGAAGAGATCAATTTGAATGCAACTTTGGAAGCAGTTGGCCTCGATGTCGTTGAAACGGACCTTGGTGAATACATTTTACAAGTGGATGATCATGATCCCCCTTCCCATATCGTGGCACCTGCTCTCCATAAAAATAAAGAACAGATAAGAGATGTTTTCAAAGAGAAGCTTGCGTATACGCAAACTGAAAAACCGGAAGAGCTAACCGCCCATGTCCGGGGCATTCTCCGGAAAGATTTCTTAAACGCCGATGTGGGAATTACCGGCTGCAACTTTGCGATTGCGGAAACGGGCTCGATCGGTTTGGTGACGAATGAAGGAAACGCCGATTTGGTCACTGCCCTTCCAAAAACGCAAATCACCGTGATGGGAATGGAACGGCTTGTGCCTACATTCGATGAATTCGAAGTCCTTGTCAGTTTATTGACAAGAAGCGCTGTCGGTCAAAGATTGACCAGTTACATCACCGCACTTACCGGTCCGCGTGATGAAGGCGATGTAGACGGACCTGAGGAATTCCACCTTGTGATCGTAGATAATGGACGTTCCTCCATTTTAGGAACTGAATTTCAATCCGTTCTTCAATGCATTCGCTGTGCTGCCTGTATAAATGTATGCCCGGTCTATCGCCAGGTTGGCGGCCATTCATATGGTTCAATATATCCTGGACCAATCGGTGCTGTGCTTTCACCCTTACTCGGAGGGTATGATGATTTCAAGGAGCTGCCGTATGCCTCAACTCTTTGTGCTGCCTGTACTGATGCCTGCCCGGTAAAGATCCCTCTTCACGATTTACTGAGGAAGCATCGTGAAGTCATCGTTGAAAAGGAAAAAATGGCGCCATTTACAGAAAAGATGGCCATGAAGGCTTTCGGAATCGGTGCGGCCTCGCCTATGCTTTATAAGTTCGGTTCCAAAATGGCCCCATCAGCGATGTCTCCTTTTAAAACTGGGGATATCATCTCAAAAGGACCGGGACCACTCAAAACTTGGACAGAAAGCCGCGAGTTCCCTGCTCCAGGGAAAGAGAGCTTTCGGGACTGGTTCAAAAATCGGGAAACAGGAGGGAAACCATCATGA
- a CDS encoding LutC/YkgG family protein, producing the protein MMNGTIHNEGTFLNNIAKNLGRVPITEGISVPVWKHAPQKEVLKHATPNDLVAELEEQCKRVHTQFHLTDSKQVLHCLKQVIEELGNGPLIIPKDDRFSAYKLEGILKEKDVHVWDHQAGKENIEKAESANIGITFSEMTLAESATVVLFSDKYHGRSISFLPSCHVSIIPKSTIVPRMTQAAAAIRSKVTRGEIVPSCINFITGPSNSADIEMDLVVGVHGPIKAVYIIVEDK; encoded by the coding sequence ATCATGAATGGAACCATCCACAATGAAGGGACATTTTTAAACAATATAGCCAAAAACCTGGGAAGGGTTCCTATTACGGAAGGCATTTCCGTTCCCGTATGGAAACATGCCCCCCAAAAAGAAGTTTTGAAACATGCGACACCAAATGATCTTGTCGCGGAATTGGAGGAGCAATGTAAACGGGTACATACTCAGTTTCACCTTACCGACTCCAAGCAAGTGCTGCACTGTTTAAAACAGGTGATCGAGGAACTTGGAAATGGCCCCTTGATCATCCCTAAGGACGATCGATTTTCTGCCTATAAGTTAGAGGGTATCTTAAAGGAAAAAGATGTCCATGTATGGGATCACCAAGCAGGGAAAGAAAATATCGAGAAAGCCGAGAGTGCTAACATTGGAATCACATTCAGTGAAATGACACTAGCTGAATCAGCGACCGTCGTCTTGTTCAGCGACAAGTACCACGGCCGTTCCATCAGCTTCCTTCCTTCCTGCCATGTTTCCATCATTCCAAAAAGCACTATCGTTCCGCGAATGACCCAGGCTGCGGCGGCCATTCGTTCGAAAGTAACCCGGGGCGAAATCGTTCCTTCCTGCATTAATTTCATAACAGGACCGAGCAATTCCGCCGATATCGAAATGGATCTTGTCGTCGGCGTCCATGGGCCAATCAAAGCGGTCTATATAATCGTCGAAGATAAATAG
- a CDS encoding M42 family metallopeptidase has product MVQLDETLRMLRDLTDAKGIAGNESEVRKVMTEYITPFADEISTDGLGSLIAKKTGDAKGPKIVVTGHMDEVGFMITQIDDKGFLRFQPVGGWWSQVMLAQRVTIVTSKGDVTGIIGSKPPHILSAEARKKPIDIKDMFIDIGAASKEEVSEWGVKPGDMVVPYFEFTVMNNEKMLLAKAWDNRIGCAIAIDVLKQLKDSDHPNVVYGIGAVQEEVGLRGSKTSTFKIQPDIGFAVDVGIAGDTPGVSEKEAMSKMGEGPQIVIYDSSMVAHKGLRDFVTDTADEMNIPYQYESIPGGGTDAGSIHLTANGVPALAITIATRYIHSHAAMLHRDDYENAVKLIVEVIKRLDREAVDRIIYE; this is encoded by the coding sequence ATGGTTCAATTAGATGAAACGTTAAGAATGCTGCGGGATTTAACGGATGCTAAGGGCATTGCAGGAAATGAAAGTGAAGTAAGAAAAGTGATGACCGAATACATAACACCATTTGCTGATGAAATATCGACAGATGGCCTGGGAAGTTTGATTGCGAAGAAAACGGGAGATGCAAAAGGTCCGAAAATCGTCGTTACGGGGCATATGGACGAAGTCGGTTTCATGATTACCCAAATTGATGATAAAGGATTTTTGCGTTTTCAGCCGGTAGGAGGCTGGTGGTCACAGGTCATGCTGGCCCAACGCGTGACGATCGTTACAAGTAAAGGTGATGTAACTGGAATTATCGGTTCCAAGCCGCCACATATCCTGTCAGCGGAGGCGAGGAAAAAGCCGATTGATATTAAGGATATGTTTATTGATATTGGTGCAGCAAGCAAAGAAGAAGTTAGCGAATGGGGTGTGAAGCCAGGGGATATGGTTGTGCCATATTTTGAATTCACGGTCATGAATAATGAAAAGATGCTGCTTGCCAAAGCCTGGGACAATCGAATTGGCTGTGCAATTGCCATTGATGTGCTTAAACAGCTGAAAGATAGCGACCATCCTAATGTAGTTTATGGAATTGGAGCGGTGCAAGAAGAGGTCGGCCTGCGTGGTTCTAAAACATCCACATTCAAAATTCAGCCGGATATCGGTTTTGCCGTCGATGTCGGCATAGCTGGTGATACACCGGGGGTATCCGAAAAAGAAGCGATGAGTAAGATGGGGGAAGGCCCGCAAATCGTCATCTATGATTCATCGATGGTGGCACATAAGGGATTACGCGATTTCGTCACCGACACGGCTGATGAAATGAATATTCCTTATCAATATGAATCGATTCCAGGTGGTGGGACGGATGCCGGCTCCATCCATTTGACGGCAAATGGAGTACCTGCTCTGGCGATCACGATTGCCACACGCTACATTCATTCACACGCAGCAATGCTTCACAGGGATGATTATGAGAATGCCGTTAAGCTCATTGTCGAAGTGATCAAACGCCTGGACCGTGAAGCGGTAGATCGGATCATTTACGAGTAA
- a CDS encoding dUTP diphosphatase, whose protein sequence is MNIGKLLDMQAALDEHIQSKHDLGAEDLVERKILALLVELGELANETRCFKFWSLKGPSDKETILAEYVDGIHFILSLGIERGFVPEVPSSLKVQHRDLTAQFTAIYGYISEFRTQLTESSFQKVFAEYLHLGELLGFSAVDVEKAYVSKNEVNYERQKQGY, encoded by the coding sequence ATGAACATAGGTAAATTATTGGACATGCAGGCGGCTTTAGATGAGCATATACAATCCAAGCATGATTTGGGTGCTGAAGACTTGGTGGAACGTAAGATACTTGCCCTTTTAGTGGAGCTTGGCGAGCTGGCTAATGAAACGAGATGTTTTAAATTCTGGAGTCTAAAAGGCCCCTCTGATAAAGAAACGATTTTAGCTGAATATGTGGATGGCATTCATTTCATTTTGTCACTCGGGATCGAACGGGGATTCGTGCCGGAAGTCCCATCTTCCCTCAAGGTGCAGCATAGGGATTTGACAGCTCAATTTACTGCCATTTACGGCTACATCAGTGAATTTCGCACGCAATTGACAGAGTCATCTTTCCAAAAGGTTTTTGCTGAGTATTTGCATTTAGGGGAGTTGCTTGGATTTTCGGCAGTGGATGTGGAAAAAGCATATGTAAGTAAAAATGAAGTGAACTATGAACGGCAAAAGCAAGGCTACTGA
- a CDS encoding TVP38/TMEM64 family protein — protein MNDKLTLVMSYVQSGSVFAPLIFITFHLLRQFLFIPVIVVCMSGGVLFGAALGTIYSVIGLTLSSMAFYFVIGKFPKTKDKLLRLKNKLFGNRKLNSRQIAVLRLIPFIHFYLLSLCLLESNKGLKNYFYLSFMTNIPVAFVYTVFGHYIADFSPTLIVIILLSLTLLLYLLREKQTVVPWKEFFRSHD, from the coding sequence ATGAATGATAAACTGACACTTGTGATGAGCTACGTTCAATCTGGCAGCGTGTTTGCACCGTTGATATTTATCACTTTTCATCTATTAAGGCAATTTTTATTCATTCCCGTCATTGTAGTTTGCATGTCCGGCGGAGTTTTATTCGGGGCAGCTTTAGGAACCATATATTCCGTAATCGGTTTGACGTTGTCCAGTATGGCCTTTTATTTCGTGATCGGCAAATTTCCGAAAACAAAGGATAAGCTGCTGCGCCTTAAGAATAAGCTGTTTGGAAACCGAAAGCTAAACAGCCGGCAAATTGCAGTACTGAGACTAATACCATTCATACATTTTTATCTTTTGTCGCTTTGCTTATTGGAATCCAATAAAGGATTGAAAAACTATTTTTATCTATCCTTCATGACTAATATCCCCGTAGCCTTCGTATACACGGTTTTTGGCCACTATATTGCAGATTTCAGTCCGACTCTGATCGTCATTATTTTATTATCATTGACCTTATTGCTATATTTATTGAGGGAGAAGCAGACGGTCGTACCATGGAAGGAATTTTTCCGTTCACATGATTAA
- a CDS encoding DUF1294 domain-containing protein encodes MQVAWFIVAYVIITNIIGFAIMGVDKRKARNREYRISEKTLWFWAVIGGGTGSFLGMKHFRHKTKHAAFKWGLPILMIIQIGLLIKIFIQW; translated from the coding sequence ATGCAAGTAGCATGGTTCATTGTAGCTTATGTGATCATCACGAACATCATCGGTTTTGCCATAATGGGAGTAGACAAAAGGAAAGCGCGTAATCGGGAATACCGGATCAGCGAAAAGACACTTTGGTTTTGGGCGGTTATAGGTGGAGGAACAGGGTCATTTCTGGGGATGAAGCATTTCCGCCATAAGACGAAGCATGCCGCTTTCAAGTGGGGCCTGCCGATATTGATGATTATTCAAATAGGCTTATTGATTAAGATATTCATACAATGGTAA
- the rplT gene encoding 50S ribosomal protein L20, whose translation MPRVKGGTVTRKRRKKVIKLAKGYYGAKHILFKVANQQVMKSGNYAFRDRRQKKRDFRKLWITRINAAARINGLSYSRLMHGLKLAGIEVNRKMLADLAVADEQAFAQLATAAKQQLDK comes from the coding sequence ATGCCACGTGTAAAAGGCGGTACTGTTACTCGCAAACGTCGTAAAAAGGTAATAAAATTAGCTAAAGGTTACTATGGCGCGAAACATATTCTTTTCAAAGTAGCTAACCAACAAGTAATGAAGTCAGGAAACTATGCTTTCCGTGACCGTCGTCAGAAAAAACGTGATTTCCGCAAACTTTGGATCACTCGTATCAACGCTGCAGCACGCATCAACGGTCTTTCTTACAGCCGTTTAATGCATGGTCTAAAGCTTGCTGGTATCGAAGTGAACCGCAAAATGCTTGCAGATCTTGCTGTTGCTGACGAACAAGCTTTTGCTCAATTAGCAACTGCTGCTAAACAACAATTAGACAAATAA
- the rpmI gene encoding 50S ribosomal protein L35, giving the protein MPKMKTHRGSAKRFKKTGSGKLKRSNAYTSHLFANKSTKQKRKLRKASLVSKGDFKRIRHMLDNIK; this is encoded by the coding sequence ATGCCTAAAATGAAAACTCACCGCGGATCTGCTAAACGTTTCAAAAAGACTGGATCCGGCAAACTTAAGCGTTCTAACGCTTACACAAGCCATTTATTTGCTAACAAATCTACTAAGCAAAAGCGTAAGCTTCGCAAAGCTAGCCTTGTAAGCAAAGGTGACTTCAAACGTATTCGTCATATGCTAGACAATATTAAATAA
- the infC gene encoding translation initiation factor IF-3 — translation MVNEGIRAREVRLIDQNGEQLGIKTKFEALEIAARVNLDLVLVAANAKPPVARIMDYGKHRFEQQKKDKEARKNQKVISLKEVRLSPTIEEHDFNTKLRNGIKFLEKGDKVKASIRFKGRAITHKEIGQRVLVRFSEACKEVATIEQHPKMDGRSMFIILAPKAEK, via the coding sequence ATGGTAAACGAGGGCATCCGAGCCCGTGAAGTTCGTCTTATTGACCAAAACGGAGAACAACTTGGAATTAAAACGAAATTCGAAGCATTGGAAATTGCCGCTCGTGTAAATCTTGATCTAGTTTTAGTTGCTGCAAATGCAAAGCCTCCGGTAGCCCGGATCATGGACTACGGAAAACACCGCTTCGAGCAGCAAAAGAAAGACAAGGAAGCACGTAAAAATCAAAAGGTCATCAGTCTTAAAGAGGTTCGTTTGAGCCCGACGATTGAAGAACATGATTTCAATACGAAGCTTCGCAACGGTATTAAATTCCTTGAAAAAGGCGATAAGGTAAAAGCTTCTATCCGATTCAAAGGACGTGCCATTACACATAAGGAAATTGGTCAACGTGTACTCGTTCGTTTTTCTGAAGCATGTAAAGAAGTGGCTACAATCGAGCAACATCCAAAAATGGACGGACGCAGCATGTTCATTATCTTAGCACCAAAAGCTGAAAAGTAA
- a CDS encoding GNAT family N-acetyltransferase has translation MEIRKATGQDAGKLAALINHVEDSGFMLYNPGERKATESKLERQIEQIENNPRSVFLVAASGDDLIGYLILLGNNLSRTKHSAIIVIGISEQERGKGVGTKLFQQMEEQALEYEIRRLELTVIANNEPALSLYKKMGFELEGTKRDSLFFDESYHDEYYLSKLL, from the coding sequence ATGGAAATTCGAAAGGCTACGGGGCAAGATGCAGGGAAATTGGCAGCTCTGATCAATCATGTTGAAGATTCCGGGTTCATGTTGTACAACCCGGGGGAAAGAAAAGCAACGGAGAGTAAATTGGAGAGGCAAATCGAGCAAATTGAAAATAACCCCCGCTCCGTTTTCCTCGTTGCAGCAAGCGGCGACGACTTGATAGGGTATCTCATCTTATTGGGCAATAATCTTAGCAGAACAAAGCATTCTGCCATAATTGTTATCGGCATCTCCGAACAAGAGAGAGGAAAAGGAGTCGGTACGAAGCTGTTTCAACAAATGGAGGAGCAAGCACTTGAATATGAAATCCGGCGCCTTGAATTGACCGTTATTGCCAACAATGAACCGGCACTTTCCCTTTATAAAAAGATGGGTTTTGAACTAGAAGGAACGAAACGGGACTCATTATTTTTCGATGAAAGCTATCATGACGAATACTATTTGTCTAAATTACTTTAA